In Glycine soja cultivar W05 chromosome 10, ASM419377v2, whole genome shotgun sequence, the genomic stretch CCATGTTTCTGTAAATTAACGCATATGGAGCTTTGAATTCCCCATGCGGGTTTCCCACATCAAATGCCTTGTAGTATAGGAAGAAGCTGAGAGGAGCTGTCACACAACCCATTGCAATGCCGATTACTTGGCATATGAACATTGCTCTGGGAGAGGTACGTGTGTAATGTGCAGTTTTGAAATCTTGCATCAGAATGCAAGACACTGAGATCACGGATTTAATGAGACCACAACCCACAAGTCCAGCCACCACACCATTTTCTTTTCCTGTAACAGCTGCCAGAGTAAAGAGTGCAACTTTCCCATAATTATATGCCATGTTTATGTCTGTGAGACCTGCTCCAAAAGCATTGCAGAATGCCAGGGATGGAGCAAATATATAAGCTACCACCACGTAGTACCATTTCAGCTGAGGAAACATGCGTGGGATTATAATTATGGAAATGAGTGTGAAAACAGCGTATCCAATGACTCCAATCCGCATGGGAATGTTCTCCCTCAGAAATTCATCAGTTTGTTTATGGTCCTCGGAAGGATTCTCGTGCCGAACAGCAGCTGCTACTGTTGCAGTAAGAAAACGACCTCAACATTagatatcatatatttttattactgaaaaataaaaaagaagcaaacTTGAGTGTGTGAATGTGACTGCTCATaccatttttattattcttgctCCTCATTCTTTCATGAACATTGAAGACTGTAGAAATTAGAATCTTGGTGAAATTGTATATGCCATCACCGAGGATTAGAGCAATTGAAACAAAAACCTTATAACCGTATAAGCCCTTCATGTTAGTTTCTTCTAAGTTGTCTGGGAACCAGTCTCCTTTAAGCCGATCAATGAGCGGATACATGACCCCAAAAGAGAGCACAGCTCCAAGGAGCAAAGAACAGTTCACAGGATGGGAGCAAATCATTCCTGCTCCCACAAAAGTCGTACTAAAATCGAAGTAGAATCTGCAAAGTAAATTCAAACATTAAGATCAGTAATACTAGTTTGGATGGAAGCCTCCATTCCGAAGCAATTAATAAATATGCTGAGAATCATACGTTTGCTTCCAAGCTTGCAATCCAAAGGTAGGGAACTGTTCGAATCCACAGTCCTCTATCCCTGAGAAGAACCACTTGAATAAACCCCATAAGAAACTGATACAAAAATACTTCGTGAACCCCCGTACTTGCTTCCTgcaatattataaaaaacattattattaataagtagcctttttgttgataaaaatatatcataatatatataactcTTAATTGTATCTATAAATTGCAACAAGTGAAAGCTGATGAATAAAAGACAAGTGGACTGTACTTGGCCATTTTGTCTCCCTGTGTATGGAAACCATTGATGAGAACTGCTGTTGCCAAGCCACTTGGATAAGTTAATTTGAGGTCAACTATCATGATCTGCAGCAGAAAAAAATGCAGTAAGCCAGAGAGGTATTTGGAGTCTTGTGTGAGTTCTCATCACATGCAACTCAAACTGAACTTCAATACTCTTGGCAAGTCAGGCAATAGGCACACACCACAAACGTAATGGAAAATTTagtaagagaaaaataaaacatcagGGTCCCATATTGTTGATGAGTGATTACATATATGCATCCAATATTACAAGTCACAGAAAGATGTGCAGCATAATAGACATCCAAAACAAAAgtatgcaaaaacaaaaaaaaaaaaagatatgtaaAGTATACCTTTCTGAGTGGAATCAAGACAAAGAGACCAACAAAGCAAACCACAAAAAGGAAGCCAGTCATCCAACCAAATCCAGGTTCTTTAATAGCACCTGGATTATTACCCTCGTTTCCAACTCCTGACAACTCATAAGTCGTCCTGTTTAATCCCAACAGATACGAAGCAAATCCTCCTGCCATATACACATACATAGATCAAActctagaaaacaaaaaaaaattaaaatacaaagagTAAACCTTCATTAAGTAATATAAAGAAGACATATTTTCAAAAAGATCCTCTAACCTCCAACAGCAATGCTATAGCATGCAACCGCACAAGTTTGTATGATGGTGTTCTCTTGGCGGCTGAAGGGCTTGGCTACAAAGCCAGCCTTGTGAAGCAGTTTGGTCCAGGTTCGGACAAACACAAAGGCTAGGAGTGCAGCAGAGACATTACAGTTAGGAACCATTCCAGTTGTGAGGTTGAGCTTCATCACTATTATGCTGAATGTGATTCCAATAATCATGCTCACAAATATTCCTCTCACTGTTATCTGTTCTGTCCATGGCTGAGACTCATGGActtcagcagcagcagcaggtAGCTGATCCTCCAAGTCCTGATCTCTTTCAActatttcttgttttttctcttcttccatgTTAAGGCCACTTGATGGGGAGATCATGATCTCTCTATATCTGTAGTAGCAGCTATATGGCCTAATAAGTAACACAAATTTTGTACATATCAGAGAAAACTCAACTCAAGCCCACCAAAATAGATATTGTCTGGTTGATATTAATGCCGTGTTTATTAATTGTGATGTTCATGCATAGATATATTGAAAAatggaataataataataatatactattACTATCTCACCTTAGTTTATTTGTTCTTTCTCCTTTAGACTTTTCCTGGCCAATTGGATGAAGCATGAAAGTTATTAAGATATGCTTTCTTAAAGGCACAGCTACTGTATGGATTGATGTGGGGTACATATATTGATCAGTGTTAACTAATACTAACTGGGATGGGACGAATATTAATCCTTGGTAgaagggaaagaaaatgaacaaggaaagaaaaaaatgaaatttaaattaaagggaaaaaaattaaaatttgttttcagaAGTCAACTATTCTTCttgtcttctttttattttctcttcaatcaaataaaggaaaaaacataattatatttatttttttccttccattTCCGTCTCCATCCCATAACAATTACAATCTCTCTCACTACTTTAAAATTCAAGAGATTGacactaaataaaaattagagaacATAAGTAAAGGGATAAGGGGAGTGTAATAGTGGGTAGAAAGAGAATAtctgtgtatttttattcatgAAAGAAATTTTTATCCCATGAGAATAAATGTTTCCTACCCCTATGTGGGAATTAAATATTGACTGAATGTAAGATTATTGTTTAGttaattattagaaaattaGATGTTTGTAACCTTAAAATTTTTTGTCAATTGTCTATGCCTATTTGCACACTTGGGCAATCACATTGGGATGaatagtaaaatttatattatgtttgatatattatttttgttgtgattttgcatattttaaaaatattcttagtAGACATTGTTCAATAGttcattttcattaaatagaaacaattacatttaagataaaattgtgatattcattggataaaaaaataaaattaagtaaaatttgtcacattctttaataattatttatgtctATTTTCACACTTAGATAATTACATTAAGTATAtacacttaaaataaaattgtgagatCAAATTATATaccaaaaaaatcaagtaaAAGATAACACATTCTTTGGTAGAAATCTATGCTAGTTTTTacagttaaataaaaaagtgaaaattaaataaatacatttaaactCTCTATTTATCCCGTATGTCGCACggttaaaaaataatgagtttAATTCCGTGGATGTTTTATATAGCAAGTTTCAGTTAAATTGGTTGGTCTATCATTTGGTTATGGTGGCTTCTAGTTTTCTGAAAAATCGTATCAACAAATATCGAAtttaaaacactaaaaaaaataataatcattgcGTACTTTTTAAAACCAACAGTGTGTCTTCCAATCATAGTGCAGATCGATGACAATTAActacaattattattttgagattATTTATTCATACAATAATATGCAACATTTTCCACA encodes the following:
- the LOC114370680 gene encoding metal-nicotianamine transporter YSL1-like; translation: MYPTSIHTVAVPLRKHILITFMLHPIGQEKSKGERTNKLRPYSCYYRYREIMISPSSGLNMEEEKKQEIVERDQDLEDQLPAAAAEVHESQPWTEQITVRGIFVSMIIGITFSIIVMKLNLTTGMVPNCNVSAALLAFVFVRTWTKLLHKAGFVAKPFSRQENTIIQTCAVACYSIAVGGGFASYLLGLNRTTYELSGVGNEGNNPGAIKEPGFGWMTGFLFVVCFVGLFVLIPLRKIMIVDLKLTYPSGLATAVLINGFHTQGDKMAKKQVRGFTKYFCISFLWGLFKWFFSGIEDCGFEQFPTFGLQAWKQTFYFDFSTTFVGAGMICSHPVNCSLLLGAVLSFGVMYPLIDRLKGDWFPDNLEETNMKGLYGYKVFVSIALILGDGIYNFTKILISTVFNVHERMRSKNNKNVAAAVRHENPSEDHKQTDEFLRENIPMRIGVIGYAVFTLISIIIIPRMFPQLKWYYVVVAYIFAPSLAFCNAFGAGLTDINMAYNYGKVALFTLAAVTGKENGVVAGLVGCGLIKSVISVSCILMQDFKTAHYTRTSPRAMFICQVIGIAMGCVTAPLSFFLYYKAFDVGNPHGEFKAPYALIYRNMAIIGVQGFSALPLHCLKLCFGFFAFAIGVNMIRDFAPQKIGKWMPLPMVMAVPFLVGAYFAIDMFIGTVVVFAWQKLDSKKAELMVPAAASGLICGEGLWTLPAAILALARIKPPICMKFVPT